A stretch of Nonomuraea africana DNA encodes these proteins:
- a CDS encoding N,N-dimethylformamidase beta subunit family domain-containing protein: MTVRAYALATSVAQGETLEFVLDRPSPVAVTDATDDRVVHTGQASARWSLEIPREWPSSLYVARFGPAEPWPRSLPGGGPCPDNEVHFVVRQAEPTAPILVSVPFTTWQAYNRAGEPDQSVYWTESPTRAAAVSFDRPGGGPPPERWEEGLMRWLRPAGYEVAYCANLDLHDGLDLLSRHRLLVVNGHDEYWSAGMRDAVEEFVRRGGNVAFFSGNTAWWQIRLEDGGRTMVCHRDPLADPVGDPRLATVEWSAAGRPENTLTGVSFRAGAGAWGEHMPRMLEESYTARFAAHWAFEGTGLTDGDKFGQGCLGYETDAAEYQEVRGVPRVTCGDGTPSSFVVLATADLRHWSAYGQGGAATMGVFTSGLGTVFTAATVNWGNTLHDPVVSRVTRNVLDRLSGAPVPAWEAIGPVADVRALAVLGRALHAVDGSGVLLCRELCGQNLSWQPLSGSSEVRALAVPREAAGGMGVGLYGVTSSGALVYREGEDWREVGPAPSDAVGLAVADCAFYVATAEGRLWRLPFGARAWEPDGLSAGAVSLAGMNGRLFSLDASGTLRTRVPGRDWAAYITGVPGRALTAHAGLLVTAGPGDPLRRHRIRPTGHKQERSP; the protein is encoded by the coding sequence ATGACCGTGCGCGCCTACGCCCTGGCCACCTCCGTCGCCCAGGGCGAAACGCTGGAGTTCGTGCTCGACCGGCCCTCGCCCGTGGCCGTGACCGACGCCACCGACGACCGCGTCGTCCACACGGGCCAGGCGTCCGCCCGCTGGTCGCTGGAGATCCCCCGCGAGTGGCCGAGCTCCCTCTACGTGGCCCGCTTCGGCCCCGCCGAGCCGTGGCCGCGCTCGCTGCCGGGCGGCGGGCCCTGTCCCGACAACGAGGTCCACTTCGTCGTACGGCAGGCGGAGCCGACCGCGCCGATCCTGGTCAGCGTGCCGTTCACCACCTGGCAGGCCTACAACAGGGCGGGCGAACCCGACCAGAGCGTCTACTGGACCGAGTCGCCCACCCGCGCCGCCGCGGTGAGCTTCGACCGTCCCGGCGGCGGGCCGCCGCCCGAGCGCTGGGAGGAGGGCCTGATGCGCTGGTTGCGCCCCGCGGGCTACGAGGTGGCCTACTGCGCCAACCTCGACCTGCACGACGGGCTCGACCTGCTCTCCCGCCACCGGCTGCTGGTGGTCAACGGGCACGACGAGTACTGGTCGGCCGGCATGCGCGACGCCGTCGAGGAGTTCGTCCGGCGCGGCGGCAACGTGGCCTTCTTCTCCGGCAACACCGCCTGGTGGCAGATCCGCCTGGAGGACGGCGGGCGCACCATGGTCTGCCACCGCGACCCGCTCGCCGACCCCGTCGGGGACCCGCGCCTGGCCACCGTCGAGTGGTCGGCGGCGGGCCGCCCCGAGAACACGCTGACCGGCGTCAGCTTCAGGGCGGGCGCGGGGGCGTGGGGCGAGCACATGCCGCGCATGCTCGAGGAGTCGTACACCGCCCGCTTCGCGGCGCACTGGGCCTTCGAGGGCACCGGGCTGACCGACGGCGACAAGTTCGGCCAGGGCTGCCTGGGCTACGAGACCGACGCGGCCGAGTACCAGGAGGTGCGCGGCGTCCCCAGGGTGACCTGCGGGGACGGCACGCCGTCCAGCTTCGTCGTGCTCGCCACCGCCGACCTGCGGCACTGGAGCGCCTACGGGCAGGGCGGCGCGGCCACCATGGGCGTGTTCACCAGCGGCCTCGGCACCGTCTTCACCGCGGCCACCGTGAACTGGGGCAACACCCTGCACGACCCCGTGGTCTCGCGCGTCACCCGCAACGTCCTCGACCGGCTCTCAGGGGCGCCCGTCCCCGCCTGGGAGGCGATCGGGCCCGTCGCCGACGTGCGCGCGCTGGCGGTGCTGGGCCGCGCGCTCCACGCGGTGGACGGCTCGGGCGTGCTGCTGTGCCGCGAGCTGTGCGGGCAGAACCTGTCCTGGCAGCCGCTGTCGGGCTCCTCGGAGGTCCGCGCCTTGGCCGTTCCCAGGGAGGCGGCGGGCGGGATGGGTGTCGGCCTGTACGGCGTGACGTCCTCGGGCGCCCTGGTGTACAGGGAGGGCGAGGACTGGCGCGAGGTCGGCCCCGCGCCCTCGGACGCGGTGGGCCTCGCGGTCGCCGACTGCGCGTTCTACGTCGCGACCGCGGAAGGACGGCTGTGGCGGCTGCCCTTCGGCGCGCGGGCCTGGGAGCCCGACGGTCTCTCGGCGGGCGCCGTGTCGCTGGCCGGCATGAACGGCAGGCTGTTCTCCCTCGACGCCTCGGGCACGCTCCGCACCCGCGTGCCGGGACGCGACTGGGCGGCGTACATCACCGGCGTGCCGGGCCGTGCGCTCACCGCCCACGCCGGGCTCCTCGTCACCGCCGGGCCCGGCGACCCGCTCCGCCGGCACCGGATCCGCCCCACCGGTCACAAGCAGGAGCGGTCGCCGTAG
- a CDS encoding acyl carrier protein, which translates to MIKERLAELVEESSDGALTAKEALAASVPLSALGLTSVGQMRLIDAIESEFGVEVDLTEEGLALLDDLDLLAGRLSGR; encoded by the coding sequence ATGATCAAGGAAAGACTCGCCGAGCTGGTCGAGGAGTCCTCCGACGGCGCGCTGACCGCGAAGGAGGCTTTGGCGGCGAGCGTGCCGCTGTCGGCGCTCGGCCTGACCTCCGTGGGCCAGATGCGGCTCATCGACGCGATCGAGAGCGAGTTCGGCGTCGAGGTGGACCTCACGGAGGAGGGCCTGGCGTTACTCGACGACCTGGACCTGCTGGCCGGACGCCTGTCCGGCCGATGA
- a CDS encoding non-ribosomal peptide synthetase, producing MTLSDAQERLWFLHRLDPDDPSYNTAYAYRLRGELDLTRLEAAFTAVAARHDALRTRFPEVDGRPVAVVEPPGRIAFEVVEGEPEKLVSARTNAPFDLAAQPPFRVSVIPLGPCEHVLCVVLHHINGDGWSFNVLREEVAAHYAGRPLPAAPAPFSPPSRDFGAEEEWWAERLAGAPVLELATDRPRPPQRGTAGGEVLFRLPPELVAKVGELARSARCTPYMVLLAAYQVLLARHSGQDDFCVGTPAAGRTSTELERVVGYLSTMLVLRCDLSGEPSFAELLRRTRKTVLGALAHQEVPFERLVGALGLQRDLSRTPLFQTMFALHTQGEIADPLPGLEAEPFPLGWHPARCDLSLDLYTEDDGGLLGVAIYSEELFDRATAERMMERYAVLVSSVVAGPGLPIAELDLTPPAERALLAAWNDTAAELPPLTLVDLVLDRARAHPDATAVVCGDTTLTYRELTERAAALAGALGERGVGTGSLVAVRLSRGPGMLVALLGVAMSGAAYLPVDPDYPQARVSYVLEDSGAALVLTDDLPSGAPRVVRPRPGDTAYVLYTSGSTGRPKGVVVPHRALTNFLLAMRSLVGCTPSDVWLALTSLSFDISALELYLPLVTGGTVVIADADTARDGAALSRLIADTGVTHVQATPSGWRVLLTGELPPLTALAGGEPLPPKLAAELRARVGRLVNMYGPTETTIWSTAWEVPADPARVSIGRPIANTTVHVDAPLGVPGELLIGGAGLATGYLGRPELTAERFVEHAGERVYRTGDLVRRLPDGTLEFLGRTDNQVKLRGHRVELGEIEAVLESCPGVTQAVTAVRDDLLVAYVVGAAEGLREHAAAQLPGYMVPAVVVELDALPLTPNGKVDRTALPSPGAAGARASTPPRTPHERLVAQVFADVLGVSDVGAEDDFFALGGHSLLATVVTSRLPGRVPVRELFVRPTVAALAAFLDAAPDVATGEGPRPRPPGAPVPLSRSQARLWFLHRLDPADAAYNMWIVRRLRGPLDVTALRLAVTALAARHESLRTRFPEVDGAPVVVVEPPGEVPLEIVTGDPERLVAERVNAAFDLAGAPPFRVTLVPVGPEDHVLCVVLHHILGDGWSLNILIDDLARLYSGERPPEPPLQFGDVARWQLGQDSTDDYWTERLAGQRPLNLPTDRPRTDAPRQAAFHSLRLPVEAVRRVRGATMFMTLMAAYQAVLAGQAGVTDVCVATVTSGRDRPGVEGVVGYFADTLVIRGDLTGAPTFGELVERTRATVMDAFAHQGAPLERAPSFETMAILHTQDADRAPAAFAGLEAAPFPHGFAQVKFDLMLEAWQDPDELLLVLSYDAALFDAETVEALGRRLERVLRQDPGLPPRLLSPADLDLLGAWGRGPAPSRPAPDLPAVPDLVARAVREHAGRPAVGDLDYAALDQRVTELAGLLQAKGVRRGDLVGVCLGRGGDAVAALLAVWRAGGAYLPLDPAHPPARLAHLLADSGATLALTSLDLADRLPEGVPLAYTCEPAAPLTPVPPAETAYVLYTSGSTGEPKGVVVGHRNLAARVDWMAEAYELRPDDRVVQFASLGFDTHAEEIYPALSRGAHVVVLPDGPLTLPDHLDDVTVLDLPTAYWHHLVDQIDAIAWPATLRLVILGGEQAHAAAVSRWHARFGDTVRLVNTYGPTETTVIATATTLDASPGLPPIGRPIAATTAYVVDAEGRLAPPGAPGELCVGGEGVAGGYLGRPDLTAARFVPFTGDRALFAEADRPAAIGTAERVYRTGDRVRWRPDGQLEFLGRLDDQLKIRGQRVEPGEVEARLTSHPEVGAAAVAVRSEVLVGYVVGAADFEDLRDHAAAALPPHLVPTRWVRLDVLPLTPHGKVDRAALPEPGDGRAAYQAPNSDAEHLVAAVFAEVLELERAGAHDDFFALGGHSLLAVRVVARIRAAIDLDVPIRALFARPTVAGLARTVEDLLVAELDEMSDEEAERLARELT from the coding sequence GTGACGCTTTCCGACGCCCAGGAACGCCTGTGGTTCCTCCATCGGCTCGATCCTGACGACCCCTCGTACAACACCGCCTACGCCTACCGGCTGCGCGGTGAGCTCGACCTCACTCGGCTGGAGGCGGCCTTCACCGCCGTCGCCGCCAGGCACGACGCGCTGCGCACCCGCTTCCCCGAAGTGGACGGCCGGCCCGTGGCGGTCGTCGAGCCGCCGGGCCGCATCGCGTTCGAGGTCGTCGAGGGCGAGCCGGAGAAACTGGTCTCCGCGCGCACCAACGCCCCCTTCGACCTGGCCGCACAGCCGCCCTTCAGAGTGAGCGTCATCCCCCTCGGGCCGTGCGAGCACGTCCTGTGCGTGGTGCTGCACCACATCAACGGCGACGGCTGGTCGTTCAACGTGCTGCGCGAGGAGGTGGCCGCCCATTACGCGGGCAGGCCGCTCCCCGCCGCGCCTGCCCCGTTCAGCCCGCCCTCGCGCGACTTCGGGGCCGAGGAGGAGTGGTGGGCCGAGCGGCTGGCGGGGGCGCCGGTGCTGGAGCTGGCCACCGACCGGCCGCGTCCGCCGCAGCGCGGCACGGCAGGCGGCGAGGTGCTGTTCCGGCTGCCGCCCGAGCTCGTCGCGAAGGTGGGGGAGCTGGCCAGGAGCGCGCGGTGCACGCCGTACATGGTCCTGCTCGCGGCCTACCAGGTGCTGCTCGCGCGGCACAGCGGGCAGGACGACTTCTGCGTGGGCACGCCCGCGGCCGGGAGGACCAGCACCGAGCTGGAGCGGGTGGTCGGGTACCTGTCGACGATGCTGGTGCTCAGGTGCGACCTGTCGGGCGAGCCGAGCTTCGCCGAGCTGCTCCGCCGCACCAGGAAGACGGTCCTGGGGGCGCTGGCGCACCAGGAGGTGCCGTTCGAGCGGCTGGTGGGCGCGCTCGGCCTCCAGCGCGACCTGAGCAGGACCCCGCTGTTCCAGACCATGTTCGCGCTGCACACCCAGGGCGAGATCGCCGACCCGCTGCCCGGCCTGGAGGCCGAGCCGTTCCCGCTGGGCTGGCATCCCGCGCGCTGCGACCTGTCGCTCGACCTGTACACCGAGGACGACGGCGGCCTGCTCGGGGTGGCGATCTACAGCGAGGAGCTGTTCGATCGGGCCACCGCCGAGCGCATGATGGAGCGCTACGCCGTCCTGGTGTCGTCGGTCGTGGCCGGCCCCGGCCTGCCGATCGCCGAGCTGGACCTCACGCCGCCGGCCGAGCGGGCCCTGCTGGCCGCGTGGAACGACACGGCCGCCGAGCTGCCGCCGCTCACGCTCGTCGACCTGGTGCTGGACCGGGCCCGTGCGCACCCCGACGCGACGGCGGTGGTCTGCGGCGACACGACGCTAACCTACCGGGAGCTGACCGAGCGGGCCGCGGCCCTGGCGGGCGCGCTCGGCGAGCGGGGCGTCGGCACGGGCTCCCTGGTGGCCGTCCGGCTCTCGCGGGGGCCCGGCATGCTGGTCGCGCTGCTCGGCGTGGCCATGTCGGGCGCCGCCTACCTGCCGGTGGACCCCGACTACCCGCAGGCCCGCGTCTCCTACGTGCTGGAGGACTCGGGCGCGGCGCTCGTTCTGACCGACGACCTCCCCTCGGGCGCGCCGCGCGTCGTCAGGCCGCGGCCCGGAGACACCGCCTACGTGCTCTACACCTCGGGCTCCACCGGCCGTCCCAAGGGCGTGGTGGTCCCGCACCGGGCGCTGACGAACTTCCTGCTGGCGATGCGCTCGCTGGTCGGCTGCACGCCCTCCGACGTCTGGCTCGCGCTCACCTCGCTCTCCTTCGACATCTCCGCGCTGGAGCTATACCTGCCGCTCGTCACGGGCGGCACCGTGGTGATCGCCGACGCGGACACCGCTCGCGACGGCGCGGCCCTGTCGAGGCTGATCGCGGACACCGGCGTCACGCACGTCCAGGCCACCCCCTCGGGCTGGCGGGTGCTGCTCACCGGCGAGCTGCCGCCGCTGACCGCGCTGGCGGGCGGCGAGCCGCTGCCGCCGAAGCTCGCCGCCGAGCTGCGGGCGCGCGTCGGCAGGCTCGTCAACATGTACGGCCCGACCGAGACGACCATCTGGTCCACCGCGTGGGAGGTGCCCGCCGACCCCGCCAGGGTGAGCATCGGCCGCCCGATCGCCAACACGACCGTCCACGTCGACGCGCCCCTCGGCGTCCCCGGTGAGCTGCTGATCGGCGGGGCCGGCCTGGCCACCGGCTACCTGGGCCGCCCCGAGCTGACCGCCGAGCGCTTCGTCGAGCACGCGGGCGAGCGCGTCTACCGCACCGGCGACCTGGTCCGCCGGCTGCCCGACGGCACCCTCGAGTTCCTCGGCAGGACCGACAACCAGGTGAAGCTGCGCGGGCACCGCGTCGAGCTGGGCGAGATCGAGGCCGTCCTGGAGTCCTGTCCCGGCGTGACGCAGGCGGTCACCGCGGTCCGCGACGACCTGCTCGTCGCCTACGTCGTCGGCGCCGCCGAGGGGCTGCGCGAGCACGCCGCCGCCCAGCTGCCCGGGTACATGGTGCCCGCGGTGGTCGTCGAGCTCGACGCCCTGCCCCTCACGCCCAACGGCAAGGTGGACCGCACGGCGCTCCCGTCGCCCGGCGCCGCCGGCGCCCGCGCCTCCACTCCCCCACGGACGCCGCACGAGCGCCTGGTCGCCCAGGTCTTCGCCGACGTGCTCGGCGTCTCGGACGTCGGCGCGGAGGACGACTTCTTCGCGCTCGGCGGCCACTCGTTGCTGGCCACCGTGGTCACCTCCCGCCTGCCGGGGCGGGTTCCCGTCCGCGAACTCTTCGTGCGGCCGACGGTCGCGGCCCTGGCCGCCTTCCTCGACGCCGCGCCCGACGTCGCCACCGGGGAGGGGCCGCGCCCGCGCCCGCCCGGCGCGCCCGTCCCGCTCTCCCGCTCCCAGGCGCGGCTGTGGTTCCTGCACCGCCTCGACCCGGCCGACGCCGCCTACAACATGTGGATCGTGCGCCGCCTGCGCGGCCCGCTCGACGTCACGGCCCTGCGCCTGGCCGTGACCGCGCTGGCCGCCAGGCACGAGAGCCTGCGCACGCGTTTTCCCGAGGTGGACGGCGCGCCCGTGGTCGTCGTCGAGCCCCCGGGCGAGGTTCCCCTCGAGATCGTCACGGGCGATCCCGAGCGGCTGGTGGCCGAGCGCGTCAACGCTGCCTTCGACCTGGCGGGCGCCCCGCCGTTCCGGGTGACGCTCGTCCCGGTCGGGCCCGAGGACCACGTGCTGTGCGTGGTGCTGCACCACATCCTCGGCGACGGCTGGTCGCTCAACATCCTGATCGACGACCTGGCCCGCCTCTACTCGGGCGAGCGGCCGCCCGAGCCGCCCCTGCAGTTCGGCGACGTGGCCCGCTGGCAGCTCGGCCAGGACTCGACGGACGACTACTGGACGGAACGGCTCGCCGGGCAGCGGCCACTCAACCTGCCCACCGACCGCCCGCGCACGGACGCGCCGCGCCAGGCCGCCTTCCACTCGCTCAGGCTGCCGGTCGAGGCGGTCCGCCGCGTGCGGGGCGCCACCATGTTCATGACGCTGATGGCCGCCTACCAGGCCGTGCTCGCCGGTCAGGCCGGTGTGACGGACGTCTGTGTGGCCACCGTCACCTCGGGCCGCGACCGTCCGGGCGTGGAGGGCGTCGTCGGCTACTTCGCCGACACGCTCGTGATCCGCGGCGACCTGACGGGCGCGCCCACCTTCGGCGAGCTCGTGGAGCGCACCCGCGCGACGGTCATGGACGCCTTCGCCCACCAAGGAGCGCCGCTGGAGCGCGCGCCCTCGTTCGAGACCATGGCCATCCTGCACACCCAGGACGCGGACCGCGCGCCCGCCGCCTTCGCGGGCCTGGAGGCGGCGCCGTTCCCGCACGGGTTCGCGCAGGTCAAGTTCGACCTCATGCTGGAGGCCTGGCAGGACCCCGACGAGCTGCTGCTGGTCCTGTCCTACGACGCCGCGCTGTTCGACGCGGAGACCGTCGAAGCGCTCGGCCGCAGGCTGGAGCGCGTCCTGCGCCAAGACCCCGGCCTGCCGCCCCGGCTCCTGTCCCCCGCCGACCTCGACCTCCTGGGCGCGTGGGGGCGGGGGCCCGCGCCGAGCCGGCCCGCCCCCGACCTGCCGGCCGTTCCCGACCTGGTGGCCAGGGCCGTCCGCGAGCACGCCGGACGGCCCGCCGTCGGCGACCTCGACTACGCGGCGCTCGACCAGCGGGTCACCGAGCTGGCCGGGCTGCTGCAGGCCAAGGGGGTACGGCGGGGCGATCTGGTCGGCGTCTGCCTCGGCCGGGGCGGTGACGCCGTCGCCGCGCTCCTGGCGGTGTGGCGGGCGGGCGGCGCGTACCTGCCGCTCGACCCCGCCCACCCGCCCGCGCGCCTGGCGCACCTGCTCGCCGACAGCGGCGCGACGCTCGCGCTCACCTCGCTCGACCTCGCCGACCGGCTGCCGGAGGGCGTCCCGCTCGCCTACACCTGCGAGCCCGCGGCGCCCCTCACCCCCGTGCCGCCCGCCGAGACCGCCTACGTCCTGTACACCTCGGGCTCGACGGGCGAGCCCAAGGGCGTCGTCGTCGGCCACCGCAACCTGGCGGCCCGTGTCGACTGGATGGCCGAGGCGTACGAGCTGCGGCCGGACGACAGGGTGGTGCAGTTCGCCTCACTCGGCTTCGACACCCACGCCGAGGAGATCTATCCCGCGCTGTCTCGCGGCGCCCACGTCGTCGTGCTGCCGGACGGCCCGCTCACCCTGCCCGACCACCTCGATGATGTGACGGTCCTCGACCTGCCCACGGCCTACTGGCACCATCTCGTGGACCAGATCGACGCGATCGCCTGGCCCGCCACTCTGCGCCTGGTGATCCTGGGCGGCGAGCAGGCGCACGCCGCCGCGGTGTCGCGCTGGCACGCCCGCTTCGGCGACACCGTCAGGCTGGTCAACACCTACGGCCCGACCGAGACCACCGTGATCGCCACGGCGACCACGCTCGACGCTTCCCCCGGCCTGCCGCCCATCGGCCGCCCGATCGCCGCGACCACCGCTTACGTGGTGGACGCCGAGGGCCGCCTCGCCCCGCCCGGCGCCCCGGGCGAGTTGTGCGTCGGAGGGGAGGGCGTGGCCGGCGGCTACCTCGGCCGCCCCGACCTCACCGCGGCCCGCTTCGTCCCCTTCACCGGCGACAGGGCCCTCTTCGCCGAGGCCGACCGCCCGGCGGCCATCGGCACCGCCGAGCGGGTCTACCGGACGGGCGACAGGGTCAGATGGCGGCCCGACGGGCAACTGGAGTTCCTCGGCCGCCTCGACGACCAGCTGAAGATCAGGGGCCAGCGGGTCGAGCCGGGCGAGGTCGAGGCCAGGCTCACGAGCCACCCCGAGGTCGGCGCGGCGGCCGTGGCGGTCAGGAGCGAGGTGCTGGTCGGCTACGTCGTGGGCGCGGCCGACTTCGAGGACCTGCGCGACCACGCGGCCGCGGCGCTCCCGCCGCACCTGGTGCCGACCCGGTGGGTCCGCCTCGACGTGCTCCCCCTGACTCCCCACGGCAAGGTGGACAGGGCCGCGCTGCCCGAGCCGGGGGACGGGCGGGCCGCGTACCAGGCGCCGAACAGCGACGCCGAGCACCTGGTCGCCGCCGTCTTCGCCGAGGTCCTCGAGCTGGAGCGGGCGGGGGCGCACGACGACTTCTTCGCGCTGGGCGGGCACAGCCTGCTGGCCGTCCGCGTGGTGGCCAGGATCAGGGCCGCGATCGACCTGGACGTCCCGATCCGCGCGCTGTTCGCCAGGCCCACGGTCGCGGGACTTGCCAGGACGGTCGAGGACCTGCTGGTGGCCGAGCTCGACGAGATGTCCGACGAGGAGGCCGAACGCCTCGCGAGGGAGCTGACATGA
- a CDS encoding non-ribosomal peptide synthetase condensation domain protein — MIVEFARPDEGTAPLTWGQRAIWDAILHTEPDDHYFNFERVVKVPGDRTVPEVLAAVRALVERHGSLRTRLGARREPYQRLERAGRLPVTFGAPPATRFDYEREWPLRVGLTTDGDRVTHVTLLFCHLAADGAGAEVAVRDLRMLLLGRPPAAPAPRALDLARWQRGEEGRRVATAAAAHWEREHRRIPATMFPAPAEGSDPPIWRALLRSPALDLAVRSIAAAHGASTSTVLLAAVAELAGRHTGQEISSVLPIVSNRFRRDTMAVVSTLAMEGLFTQEVGRPFAETLRAAGPAALRAYRSAYHDPADRGRIVEAESARRGERVHPHCCFNDLRFADPGPAAGDPAAIEKALGETTLTWPLSQDRLDCRFCVHVTTEGVSLTADTRYLSKPDIERYLLDLESLLVETAIG; from the coding sequence ATGATCGTCGAGTTCGCCCGCCCCGACGAGGGCACCGCGCCGCTGACGTGGGGCCAGCGGGCGATCTGGGACGCGATCCTGCACACCGAGCCCGACGATCACTACTTCAACTTCGAGAGAGTGGTGAAGGTCCCCGGCGACAGGACCGTGCCCGAGGTGCTCGCGGCCGTGCGGGCGCTGGTCGAGCGGCACGGCTCGCTGCGGACCAGGCTGGGCGCGCGGCGGGAGCCGTACCAGAGGCTGGAGCGGGCGGGACGGCTGCCCGTCACGTTCGGCGCGCCGCCCGCCACCAGGTTCGACTACGAGCGCGAGTGGCCGCTGCGGGTCGGGCTGACGACGGACGGCGACCGGGTCACCCACGTCACGCTGCTGTTCTGCCACCTGGCCGCCGACGGCGCGGGGGCCGAGGTCGCCGTGCGGGACCTGCGCATGCTGCTGCTGGGCAGGCCGCCGGCCGCGCCCGCGCCCCGGGCGCTCGACCTGGCCCGCTGGCAGCGGGGCGAGGAGGGCCGGCGGGTCGCCACGGCCGCCGCCGCGCACTGGGAGCGCGAGCACCGGCGGATCCCGGCCACCATGTTCCCCGCCCCAGCCGAGGGCTCCGACCCGCCCATCTGGCGCGCCCTGCTGCGCTCGCCCGCGCTCGACCTGGCGGTCCGCTCGATCGCCGCCGCCCATGGCGCGTCCACCTCGACGGTCCTGCTCGCGGCGGTGGCCGAGCTGGCCGGCCGCCACACCGGCCAGGAGATCAGCTCCGTGCTGCCGATCGTGAGCAACAGGTTCAGACGCGACACCATGGCCGTCGTCAGCACGCTGGCCATGGAGGGCCTGTTCACGCAGGAGGTGGGCCGCCCCTTCGCCGAGACGCTGCGCGCGGCCGGACCCGCCGCCCTGCGCGCCTACCGCAGCGCCTACCACGACCCCGCCGACCGGGGCCGGATCGTCGAGGCGGAGAGCGCCAGGCGCGGCGAGCGGGTGCACCCGCACTGCTGCTTCAACGACCTGCGCTTCGCCGACCCGGGGCCCGCCGCGGGCGACCCCGCCGCGATCGAGAAGGCGCTCGGGGAGACCACGCTGACCTGGCCGCTGAGCCAGGACCGCCTCGACTGCCGCTTCTGCGTGCACGTCACCACCGAGGGCGTCTCGCTCACCGCCGACACCCGCTACCTGTCCAAGCCGGACATCGAGCGCTACCTGCTCGATCTGGAGTCCCTGCTAGTGGAGACGGCCATCGGATGA
- a CDS encoding class I adenylate-forming enzyme family protein: MSVTLPGLLRDRARAEPERVAMTVHGAGSLTFGEWDRESDAVAAGLDAEPGDRVGLVFGNGDWLEYAVAFLGVVKAGAVAVPLSDRLAGADVEAMLAHCGATRVLRPGALPYAAGPPPDPPPPRDLAQILYTSGTTGTPKGVAATHANLAYGCGGRRRPFAHSAHLAHAFPIGTNAGQWMLVNAVDAHPQVVTLPRFTPGRFAALIEHHRAGTVFLVPAMAIEMLAARVHDRHDLSSVLLLGSAGAPLPSQVAVDLAAAFRNATITNYYTSTEAAPAQTVMLVDPERPASVGRPASGGAVKIATAKGDALPPGVTGEVWMRSPAVTRTYYGDAHASGEVFRGGWVRMGDLGYLDEDGYLYLVDRESDVIKSGAYKVSTIHVEDIVHQHPDVVEAAAYGVPHPTLGKAVEVAVVGPVAHEELRIFLKGRLAPHELPARLVTLDALPRNQGGKVDKRRLRHD; the protein is encoded by the coding sequence GTGAGCGTGACCCTTCCCGGCCTGCTGCGGGACAGGGCGAGAGCCGAGCCCGAGCGGGTGGCGATGACCGTCCACGGCGCCGGGTCGCTGACCTTCGGCGAGTGGGACCGCGAGTCCGACGCCGTGGCCGCGGGGCTGGACGCCGAGCCGGGCGACCGCGTGGGGCTGGTGTTCGGCAACGGCGACTGGCTGGAGTACGCGGTCGCCTTCCTCGGCGTCGTCAAGGCGGGAGCCGTGGCCGTACCCCTCTCGGACCGGCTGGCCGGGGCCGACGTCGAGGCGATGCTGGCGCACTGCGGCGCGACCAGGGTGCTGCGGCCAGGGGCGTTACCCTACGCGGCGGGCCCGCCGCCCGACCCGCCGCCCCCTCGCGACCTCGCCCAGATCCTCTACACCTCGGGCACCACCGGCACGCCCAAGGGTGTCGCCGCCACCCACGCCAACCTGGCCTACGGCTGCGGCGGCAGGCGCCGGCCCTTCGCGCACAGCGCGCACCTGGCGCACGCCTTCCCGATCGGCACGAACGCGGGCCAGTGGATGCTGGTCAACGCCGTGGACGCCCATCCGCAGGTCGTGACGTTACCCAGGTTCACCCCCGGCAGGTTCGCCGCGCTGATCGAGCACCACAGGGCCGGCACGGTCTTCCTGGTCCCCGCCATGGCCATCGAGATGCTCGCCGCCAGGGTCCACGACCGGCACGACCTGTCGAGCGTGCTGCTGCTCGGCTCGGCCGGGGCGCCGCTGCCCTCGCAGGTCGCCGTCGACCTGGCCGCCGCCTTCCGCAACGCCACGATCACCAACTACTACACCTCGACCGAGGCCGCTCCCGCGCAGACCGTGATGCTCGTCGACCCCGAGCGGCCCGCGAGCGTCGGGCGGCCCGCCTCCGGCGGCGCGGTGAAGATCGCGACGGCGAAGGGCGACGCGCTGCCACCGGGCGTGACGGGCGAGGTCTGGATGCGCTCGCCGGCCGTCACCCGGACCTACTACGGCGACGCGCACGCCAGCGGCGAGGTGTTCAGAGGCGGCTGGGTGCGCATGGGCGACCTCGGCTACCTCGACGAAGACGGCTACCTCTACCTGGTCGACAGGGAGAGCGACGTGATCAAGTCGGGCGCCTACAAGGTGTCGACGATCCACGTGGAGGACATCGTCCACCAGCATCCCGACGTGGTCGAGGCGGCCGCGTACGGCGTGCCGCACCCCACGCTCGGCAAGGCCGTCGAGGTGGCGGTGGTCGGTCCCGTGGCCCACGAGGAGCTGCGGATCTTCCTGAAGGGCCGGTTGGCCCCGCACGAGCTGCCCGCCAGGCTCGTCACCCTCGACGCCTTGCCCCGCAACCAAGGCGGCAAGGTCGACAAGCGGAGGTTGAGGCATGACTGA